CGCCCAGTGGCGCGCCTTCCGGGGCGGGGTCCTTGGCGCGAGCGAACAATTGCTCGGGCTCGTTATCGTTGGCCACCTGCAGCAGTTGCTTGCCTTTGCGCTTGAGTTCGGTGGCGGAGCTGCCGTAGAAGCCCACGCTCCAGGCGCCGGATTGTTCCGTAAGCAGTTTGCCTTCCGCCACTTCAAAACCGTTGTAGTAGCGCGCTTGGGAGGCCTTGGTATTGACCTCCCATTCCAGATTCGGGCCGAAGCTTTGCAGCGCTTCACGCAAAGGGCCGCCCTTGGCTGCCGCATCGATGGCGGCCTGGTTGATCCAGGTACCGCTTACATCCTGATCGGCGGGGTTGCTGGCGCAGCCGCCGAGCAACAGGGCGAGCAATGAAGAGGCTACAAGCGCTTTGCGCATGATGAAATCCTTTTAAAACGAAGTCGGCGCAGCCTGTGGGGGCTGCGCCGGGTGTTTTACTCGATGACCAGAATCGCGTCCATCTCAACCTGCGCGCCCTTTGGCAGAGCTGCCACGCCGATGGCGGCGCGGGCTGGGTAAGGCTGTTCGAAGTACTTGCCCATGATCTCGTTGACCTTGGCGAAGTGGCTCAGGTCGGTGAGAAAGATGTTCAGCTTGACGATGTCCTTGAACGAACCGCCGGCGGCCTCGGCCACGGACTTGAGGTTTTCGAAGACTTGCACGGTCTGGGCTTCGAAGCCTTCCACCAGTTCCATGGTCTTTGGGTCCAGTGGGATCTGGCCGGACATGTAGACGGTGTTGCCTGCCTTGATTGCCTGGGAGTAAGTACCGATGGCGGCCGGGGCTTTGTCGCTGGTGATAACAGTCTTGGTCATGAATGACTCCTTGTAATAGGCAGTGGCGGGGTATGACGCACTAGGCACGCATGCGGGTGATGCGGATGACTCCCGTCAAGGCGCGCAGCTTCTTGATCACGCGGGCCAGGTGCACGCGATCGTGCACGCTGACCACCAGTTGGACCACGCTGATGCGACCATCGCGTTCGTCCATGCTGATCTTCTCGATGTTGCCGTCGGCCGCATTGACGCTGCTGGCCAGCAGAGCGATCAGGCCGCGCTGGTGTTCCAGCTCTACGCGCAGCTCGACATTGAACTCGCCGGTGACATCCTTGGCCCACGAGAGCTGGATGCATTTTTCCGGGTTGTGGCGGATTTCGGAGATGTTGCGGCAGTTGTCCAGGTGCACCACCATGCCTTTGCCGGCGGACAAGTGGCCGACGATCGGATCGCCCGGGATCGGTGTGCAGCATTTGGCGTAGCTGAGCACCAGGCCCTCGGTGCCGCGAATCGCCAGTGGGCCTTCCGGGCTTGGCAGTTGTTCGCCTTCGCCCAGCAGGCGGCGGGCGACCACATAGGCCATGCGGTTGCCCAGGCCGATGTCTTCGAGCAGGTCTTCGATGGTTTCCTGGCGATATTCGTGAAGCATCGCCTGCACGCGCTCCTGAGGAATTTTGTCCAGGGCGCTGTCGAAGCCGTTGAGCACCTTGTTCAGCAGGCGTTCGCCCAGGCTGATGGACTCGGAACGGCGCTGCAGTTTGAGAGCATGGCGAATGTGTGTGCGGGCTTTGCCGGTGACCACGAAATTGAGCCATGCCGGATTCGGGCGGGCGCCCGGTGCGCTGACGATCTCTACGGTGGAGCCGCTTTGCAGCGGCTCCGACAGCGGGGCCAGGCGCCGGTTGATCCGACAGGCTATGCAGCTATTGCCCACATCGGTGTGCACCGCGTAGGCGAAATCGACCGCTGTGGAGCCCTTGGGCAGCTCCATGATCCGGCCTTTGGGCGTGAACACGTAGACCTCGTCCGGGAACAGGTCGATTTTCACGCTTTCGATAAATTCGAGGGAGTTGCCCGCGCGTTGCTGCATTTCCAGCACGCCTTTGACCCACTGGCGAGCACGGGCGTGGGTGCCCTTGGGCTGTTCGTCGCCACTGGATTTGTACAGCCAATGGGCGGCGATGCCGTTGTTGGCCATCTCTTCCATTTCCCGAGTGCGGATCTGGATCTCGATCGGCACGCCATGCATCCCGAACAGCGTGGTATGCAGCGACTGATAGCCGTTGGCTTTGGGAATGGCGATGTAGTCCTTGAAGCGGCCGGGCAGGGGCTTGTACAAATTATGTACAGCGCCGAGTACGCGGTAGCAGGTGTCCACCTTGTCGACGATGATCCGGAACGCATACACGTCCATGATTTCGTTAAAGGCCCGACGTTTGCCGCGCATCTTCTTATAGATGCCGTAGATGTGCTTCTGTCGGCCACTGACCTCGCCTTCGATCTCGTCAATCGCCAGGCAATGGCTCAATGACTCTTCGATCTTGTTGACGATTTCCTTGCGGTTGCCCCGGGCGCGCTTGACCGCCTGGTAGATGCGCGCCGAACGCATCGGGTGCATCGCCTTGAAGCCGAGGTCTTCGAACTCGATGCGAATGGCGTGCATGCCCAGCCGGTTAGCGATGGGGGCGTAGATTTCCAGGGTTTCCTTGGCGATGCGCCGGCGTTTTTCGCCGGACAGCACTTCCAGCGTGCGCATGTTGTGCAGCCGGTCGGCCAGCTTGACCAGGATCACGCGGATATCGCGGGCCATGGCCATGGCCATCTTCTGGAAGTTTTCCGCCTGGGCTTCGGCCTTGGTCTCGAAGTTCATCTGGGTCAGTTTGCTGACCCCGTCGACCAGTTCGGCCACGGTTTCGCCGAACTGGGAGCTGAGCGCTTCCTTGGCGATACCGGTGTCTTCGATCACGTCATGCAGCATCGCGGCCATCAGGCTCTGATGGTCCATGTGCATGTCCGCAAGAATATTGGCCACCGCAAGAGGATGGGTGACATACGCCTCGCCGCTGCGACGGCGTTGGCCGTCGTGGGCTTGTTCGGCGTAGAAATACGCTCGGCGGACCAGATTGACCTGGTCTGGGCCGAGGTAGGCCGATAAGCGATCGGCGAGGGCGTCTATGCTCGGCAAAGTGTGAACTCCTGCCGATGGCTGTGACCCCGCGCCGTGCTACGTCGACCAGGCATAGGCTTAGACGGCCTCGTTGGACTCGTCCTCGAACGCTGCGAACAGCGGTTCGTCTTCAACGATTTCGGCATTGGCGATGAACTCGTAGCTCATCAGGCCTTCGGCGATTTCACGCAGGGCGACAACGGTCGGCTTGTCGTTTTCCCACTGGACCAGGGGCTCTTTGCCGCCAGTGGCCAGTTGACGGGCACGCTTGGTAGAGAGCATGACCAGCTCAAAGCGGTTATCCACGTGTTCTAGGCAGTCTTCAACGGTTACGCGGGCCATGGTATTCCTCGGAGCGAATGCAAGATGCGCGCTGCCCGGTTGGGCGAGCGGACTGAGCAGTTTAAAAAATCACCAGCGTTTAGGGAAGCGCTGATTTTTCGCGGAAGCTCGCCAAACCGCTGCAAGCGCCAATGTAAAGCCCTTGCAGGGGTTTTGGGAAGCGTCAATCAGCCGAGCAATTCGGCCAGTAATTTGCCAAAACGCTGCTGTTGCCGCTTCTGCTGGAGCTGATTGGCACGGAAAATCGCCTTCAAGTCATCCAGCGCGTGGGAAAAATCGTCGTTGATGATCAGGTAATCGTAGTCGACGTAGTGGCTCATTTCGCTGACCGCCTCACGCATACGGCCGTCGATGATCTCGTCGCTGTCCTGGCCGCGATTGGTCAGGCGCTGGTGCAAGGCTTCCAACGAGGGCGGCAGGATAAAGATCGAGCGCGCGTTGGGCATCAATTTGCGCACCTGCTCGGCGCCCTGCCAGTCGATTTCCAGAATCAGGTCGTGGCCTTCGTCCAGGGTCTGCTGCAGGTGGCTTTGCGAGGTGCCATAGAGGTTGCCGAACACTTCGGCGCGCTCCAGGAAGTCACCGTGTTCGATCATCTTCACGAACTCGGTGCGCTCGACGAAGTGATAGTGCACGCCATTCACTTCACCCGGGCGCATGGCACGAGTGGTGTGGGAAACCGAGATGCGGATTTGATCGTTGGTGTCGGTCAGGGCCTTGACCAGACTGCTCTTGCCCGCGCCCGAAGGGGCGGAAATGATGTAAAGGGTGCCGGTGCTATGGGTCATGGAGGTTGCCTTACTCAATATTCTGTACTTGTTCGCGCATCTGCTCGATCAACACTTTGAGGTTGACCGCCGCCTGTGTGCTGCGCGGATCGAAGGCTTTGGAGCCCAGTGTATTGGCTTCGCGGTTGAGTTCCTGCATCAGGAAGTCCAGGCGCCGACCAGCGGCACCGCCGGACTTGAGTACGCGGCGCACTTCCAGGATGTGGGTACTCAGACGGTCGAGCTCTTCGGCAACGTCGCTTTTCTGTGCCAGCAGCACCATTTCCTGCTCAAGGCGCATCGGATCGAGGTCAGCCTTCATGTCGGCGAAACGGTCGAGCACCTTCTGGCGCTGTGTGGCGAGCATCTGTGGCACCAGGTCGCGCAGGATCAGCACATCCTCTTCGATCGAGGTCAGGCGCTCGTTGATCAGGCGCGCCAGCTCGGCACCTTCACGCTCACGACCGGCCTTGAGCTCCTTCAAGCCCAGGTTGAACAGGGCGAGGGCCTCGGCATTGAGGGCCTGCGGGTCGGCAGCGTCGGCCACCAATACACCGGGCCAGGCCAGCACTTCCAGAGGGTTGAGCGGGGCCGGCCGCTGGATCAGGCCGGCAATGGTTTCGGCGGCGGCGACCAGTTGTGCCGCGCGGTCGCGGTCGACCTGCAGCGGTTTGCCGGCAGTTTCTTCGGTAAAGCGCAGGGTGCATTCCAGCTTGCCGCGGGAAATGCCCTGGCGCAGCGCTTCGCGCACGGCGCCTTCGAGGTCGCGGAACGACTCCGGCAGGCGCAGGTGCGGCTCCAGGTAGCGGCTGTTGACCGAGCGCAATTCCCAGCTCAGGGTGCCCTGGACGCCGGCTTTTTCGACGCGGGCGAAGGCGGTCATGCTGTGCACCATGCGGGTACCTCGCGTTGCAGTCCCGCGATCACGGGCTGATGGGTAAATGAAGCAGGCAGGCTGCGAAGGCGCAGGATTGTAGCGCAGTGGGACGAATGCGCCCAAACAAAGGGCGACGGGCCGAGCATTCGTAACTGAATTTTTAGAAGTGCCCCGAAGCGGTTCGCGGCTCTATAATGCCCGGCAGTTTTCGTCCTCAGTACAGGTATCCCCTATGAAACGTCCAAGTGGTCGCGTTGCCGATCAGCTCCGCTCGATCCGCATCACCCGCAACTACACCAAACACGCCGAGGGATCCGTACTGGTCGAGTTTGGCGATACCAAGGTCATCTGCACCGTCAGCGTCGAAAATGGCGTGCCGCGTTTCCTCAAGGGCCAGGGCCAGGGCTGGTTGACCGCCGAATACGGCATGTTGCCGCGCGCCACCGGCGAGCGTAACCAGCGTGAGGCCAGCCGAGGCAAGCAGGGCGGTCGTACCTTGGAAATCCAGCGCCTGATCGGTCGCTCCCTGCGCGCCGCCCTGGATATGTCCAAGCTGGGCGACGTGACCCTGTATGTCGATTGCGACGTAATCCAGGCCGACGGCGGTACTCGCACCGCGTCCATTACCGGCGCCATGGTGGCCCTGGTCGACGCCCTGAAAGTGATCAAGAAGCGTGGCGGCCTCAAGGCCGGCGATCCACTCAAACAGATGATTGCCGCGGTGTCGGTTGGCATGTACCAGGGCGAGCCTGTGCTGGACCTGGATTACCTGGAAGACTCTGCCGCCGAAACCGACCTCAACGTGGT
The sequence above is drawn from the Pseudomonas quebecensis genome and encodes:
- the gmk gene encoding guanylate kinase is translated as MTHSTGTLYIISAPSGAGKSSLVKALTDTNDQIRISVSHTTRAMRPGEVNGVHYHFVERTEFVKMIEHGDFLERAEVFGNLYGTSQSHLQQTLDEGHDLILEIDWQGAEQVRKLMPNARSIFILPPSLEALHQRLTNRGQDSDEIIDGRMREAVSEMSHYVDYDYLIINDDFSHALDDLKAIFRANQLQQKRQQQRFGKLLAELLG
- a CDS encoding RidA family protein, whose protein sequence is MTKTVITSDKAPAAIGTYSQAIKAGNTVYMSGQIPLDPKTMELVEGFEAQTVQVFENLKSVAEAAGGSFKDIVKLNIFLTDLSHFAKVNEIMGKYFEQPYPARAAIGVAALPKGAQVEMDAILVIE
- the spoT gene encoding bifunctional GTP diphosphokinase/guanosine-3',5'-bis pyrophosphate 3'-pyrophosphohydrolase, encoding MPSIDALADRLSAYLGPDQVNLVRRAYFYAEQAHDGQRRRSGEAYVTHPLAVANILADMHMDHQSLMAAMLHDVIEDTGIAKEALSSQFGETVAELVDGVSKLTQMNFETKAEAQAENFQKMAMAMARDIRVILVKLADRLHNMRTLEVLSGEKRRRIAKETLEIYAPIANRLGMHAIRIEFEDLGFKAMHPMRSARIYQAVKRARGNRKEIVNKIEESLSHCLAIDEIEGEVSGRQKHIYGIYKKMRGKRRAFNEIMDVYAFRIIVDKVDTCYRVLGAVHNLYKPLPGRFKDYIAIPKANGYQSLHTTLFGMHGVPIEIQIRTREMEEMANNGIAAHWLYKSSGDEQPKGTHARARQWVKGVLEMQQRAGNSLEFIESVKIDLFPDEVYVFTPKGRIMELPKGSTAVDFAYAVHTDVGNSCIACRINRRLAPLSEPLQSGSTVEIVSAPGARPNPAWLNFVVTGKARTHIRHALKLQRRSESISLGERLLNKVLNGFDSALDKIPQERVQAMLHEYRQETIEDLLEDIGLGNRMAYVVARRLLGEGEQLPSPEGPLAIRGTEGLVLSYAKCCTPIPGDPIVGHLSAGKGMVVHLDNCRNISEIRHNPEKCIQLSWAKDVTGEFNVELRVELEHQRGLIALLASSVNAADGNIEKISMDERDGRISVVQLVVSVHDRVHLARVIKKLRALTGVIRITRMRA
- the rpoZ gene encoding DNA-directed RNA polymerase subunit omega, with the protein product MARVTVEDCLEHVDNRFELVMLSTKRARQLATGGKEPLVQWENDKPTVVALREIAEGLMSYEFIANAEIVEDEPLFAAFEDESNEAV
- a CDS encoding YicC/YloC family endoribonuclease translates to MVHSMTAFARVEKAGVQGTLSWELRSVNSRYLEPHLRLPESFRDLEGAVREALRQGISRGKLECTLRFTEETAGKPLQVDRDRAAQLVAAAETIAGLIQRPAPLNPLEVLAWPGVLVADAADPQALNAEALALFNLGLKELKAGREREGAELARLINERLTSIEEDVLILRDLVPQMLATQRQKVLDRFADMKADLDPMRLEQEMVLLAQKSDVAEELDRLSTHILEVRRVLKSGGAAGRRLDFLMQELNREANTLGSKAFDPRSTQAAVNLKVLIEQMREQVQNIE
- the rph gene encoding ribonuclease PH, translated to MKRPSGRVADQLRSIRITRNYTKHAEGSVLVEFGDTKVICTVSVENGVPRFLKGQGQGWLTAEYGMLPRATGERNQREASRGKQGGRTLEIQRLIGRSLRAALDMSKLGDVTLYVDCDVIQADGGTRTASITGAMVALVDALKVIKKRGGLKAGDPLKQMIAAVSVGMYQGEPVLDLDYLEDSAAETDLNVVMTSTGGFIEVQGTAEGAPFQPADLNAMLALAQKGMSEIFELQNAALAD